GATGCTCAGGCCTTTGAGCAGGCTCAGGGCCTGGGCCAGCTGGTAATCGTCATCCTGCGGCATCGCCTTGGCCTTGCCGCCGGAGCCGGTCGGTTTGTCCGCGCCGCCGTTGCCGTTGCCCAGGTGACCTTGCAGGTCGGCTTCCTTGAAGTAGTCGTTGTCCGCCTCGTTGGTGATCTTGGCACGGCGCACTTCGATGTCCGGGACGATGCCCTGGGCCTGGATCGAGCGGCCGTTCGGCGTGAAGTACAGCGCAGTGGTGATCTTCAGCGCGCGGTCGTTGTTCAGCGGCAGCACGGTTTGCACCGAGCCCTTGCCGAAACTGGTGGTGCCCATGACCACGGCGCGTTTCTGATCCTGCAAGGCGCCGGCGACGATTTCCGAGGCCGAGGCACTGCCACCGTTGATCAGCACGACCATTGGCACCGCTTCGCTTTCGTCCTTGCCGGTGGCGGAGAAGCGCAGTTCAGAGTTGGCGATCCGGCCCTTGGTGTAGACGATCAGGCCTTTGGTGATGAAGTGGTCGACCACTTCCACCGCTGCCTGCAACACGCCGCCCGGGTTGTTGCGCAGGTCGAGGATGATGCCGTTGAGCTTCTTGCCGTTGTCCTTGCGCAGCTTGGCCAGGGCCTTGGAGACCTCTTCGCCGGTCTTGACCTGGAACTGGGTGATGCGGATCAGGCCATAACCCGATTCCAGCAGTTGCGCCTTGACGCTCTTCACCTGGATCACGGCGCGAGCGAGGGTCACGTCGAACGGCGTGCCGCCGTCGCGTACCAGGGTCAGAGTGATCTTCTGGCCGATCTTGCCGCGCATCTTGTCCACGGCTTCGGTCATGGTCTGGCCACGGGTCGGCGCGCCGTTGATCTTGACGATGAAGTCGCCGGCCTGGATGCCGGCCTTCGATGCCGGGGTGTCGTCGATCGGCGACACAACCTTGATGAAACCGTCTTCGGCGCCGACTTCGATGCCCAGGCCGCCGAACTCACCGCTGGTACTTTCCTGCAGCTCGGTGAAATCTTCAGGGCCGAGGTAGGCGGAGTGCGGATCGAGGTTGCTGAGCATGCCCTTGATCGCGTTTTCCAGCAGGGTCTTGTCGTCCACCGGCTCGACATAGGCGGCCTTGATCCGGTCCATGACCTCGGCAAAGGTGCGCAGCTCTTCCAGCGGCAACGGCGCCTTGCTGGTGGCAGCAGTGCCTGCCGGAGCGACAGCCGGGGCCGGTTGAGCGGCAAACGCCAGAGGCGCGCCGATCACCAGGGCGATCGTCAGGGCCAGCGAGGTAAGACGGGACAAATGCAGCATGTCGAACGAACTCCTTAATTAGGCGGTGCGCTTATCCTTGCGCACGACACCATTGCGCCGGATCACTCGGGTGACCCTGCTGACGAATTGCGAAATACAGCGCTGGTGTGTCCTGGCCGCCACTGTTACCCACAGTGGAGATGGACTCACCGGCTTTAACCACGTCACCCGCCGACTTGAGCAGCGTCTGGTTGTGACCGTAAAGACTCAGAAAACCATTGCCGTGATCGAGGATCACCAGTAGCCCGGCGCCACGCAGCCAGTCGGCAAACACCACGCGCCCGCCGTGTACGGCATGCACCTGGCTACCGGCGGAGGCGCTGATCATCACGCCGTCCCACTTGGTGCGGGCATCGTCGCCACGGGTTTCGCCGAAGCGTGCCAGCAGTCGACCATCAACCGGCCATGGAAGTTTTCCCCGACTTGAGGCAAAAGGGCCACCGAAGGTCTCGCCGCCGCTGGACACCAGGGCGCCGGGTGTCGATCTGACCGGTTTGCGTGGGGCGTCGGTGTTTTCCGCCTCGGCCTCACGCAAGCGCTTTTTTTCGGCTTCCTGCTGGGCGATGAGCGCTTTCTGCCGCGCTTCTTCTGCCTCACGAGCCTGGCGGGCCAGAGTTTCTTCAATGGTTTTAAGGACTTTAGACAGGTCTGCCTGATCCTGCTCGCGGGCGGCCAGTTTCTGGTCCCGGGCTTTTACGTCGTCATTGAGTTTGGCAAGGGCCTGCTGGCGTTCCTTGCGGACCTTGTCGAGCGCTTCGCGCTGAGTATCGAGATCGCTTTGCTGCACCAGCAATTGCGCCTGCTGCAAGCCGATGTCCTTTTCGACATTGGCCAGTTGGCGCAGGGTTTCGTTGAAGCTTTTCAGCTGCTCCAGGCGAGCCTGGCTCAGGTAGTCGTAATAGGTGAGGGTGCGGGCGAATTTCTCGGGATTCTGCTGGTTGAGCAGCAGCTTGAGGTATTCCTGGCGACCGTTCTGGTAGGCGGCGCGGGCCTGGATGGCGATCAGTCGCTGCTGTTCAGTGCGCGCGCTCTGGAGTTTTTTTTTCTCCGCATCGAGCCGCTGCAGCTCGGATTCGCTCTTCTTCAGCTCTTTCTGCAGGGCTTCAACCTGTTTCTCGAGCTTGCCCATCTCGGTTTCGGTGCCCTTGAGCTCCTTTTGCACTCCGGATTTTTCTTCCTGGAGCTTGCCCAGCAGTTTTTTCAGCTCGGCGATGTCCTGGCGCGTGGCGTCCAGTTGCTGTTGGGTTTGCGCGCGCTCATCCGCGAAGGCCGGTTGGAGCAGGCATGTCAGAGCGAGGGCGATCAGGACGCGAAGCATAGAGGCGGGCGGCACCAGGGTAAGGGACGGCCTAGTATGCCCGCCCGACGCGGCAAAAAAAACGCCCAATTGGGACTGTGTGATAACTGGGGCAAGCGACAGGCCGAATTCCATTTCGAAAACTCCATAAACCACTGTGGGAGCTGCGGTGCGACGATTCGACTTGCCCGCGATGGCGTCTGAACATTCAACATAGTTGTTGGCTGTCAGATTGCTATCGCTGGCAAGTCGAATCGTCGCACCGCAGCTCCCACAGGGTTTTGAGGCGTTTTTGCGGGCGGATTACACCAGAATCGAAGTGCCAGTCATTTCCGCCGGTTTTTCCAGGCCCAGCAGTTTCAGCATGGTCGGCGCCACGTCCGCCAGCACGCCGCCTTCGCGGACTTTCAGGTCGCGCTTGCCGACATAAATGAACGGCACCGGCTCGGTGGTGTGCGCAGTGTGCGCTTGCCCGGTGGATTCGTCGGCCATCTGCTCAACGTTGCCGTGGTCGGCGGTGATCAGCGCTTCGCCGCCGACTTTTTCCAGGGCTACGACGATACGGCCGACGCAGGTGTCCAGGCATTCCACGGCTTTCACCGCGGCTTCGAACACGCCGCTATGGCCGACCATGTCGCCGTTGGCGTAGTTGACCACGATCACGTCGTAGCGCTGATTCTCGATGGCCTCGACGATGCGGTCGGTGACTTCGGGCGCGCTCATTTCCGGCTGCAAATCATAGGTGGCGACTTTCGGCGACGGGATCAGAATGCGCTCTTCGCCCGGGAACGGCTCTTCACGACCGCCGGAGAAGAAGAAGGTCACGTGGGCGTATTTCTCGGTTTCGGCGATGCGCAGCTGGGTCTTGCCGTTTTTCGCCAGGTAGTCGCCGAGCACGTTTTCCAGGCTGCCCGGGGCAAAGGCGGCGGGGGCCGGGATGCTGGCGGCATATTGGGTCAGGCCGACGTACTGCACTTTTGGCTGGCGTGCGCGCTCGAACTCCTTGAAGTCGTCTTCGACAAATACACGGCTCAGCTCGCGGGCACGGTCGGCGCGGAAGTTCATGAACACCACGGCGTCGCCGTCTTCGACTTTTACCGGCTCACCGATGCTGGTGGCTTTGACGAACTCGTCGCTCTCGCCACGGGCGTAAGCGGCTTCCAGACCTTCCTGGGCGGTGGCGGCGTTGAATTCGCCGTTGCCATCAACGATCAGGTTGTAGGCCTGGGACACGCGGTCCCAACGATTGTCGCGATCCATGGCGTAGTAGCGGCCGATCAGGCTGGCGATGCGGCCTTTGCCGAGGGCCTGGAAAGTCGCGTCGAGCAGTTCGATCGACGAAGCGGCGCTTTTCGGTGGGGTGTCACGGCCATCGAGGAAGGCGTGCAGGTAGATTTTTTCGGCGCCGCGCTTGAAGGCCAGTTCGGCCATGGCGATCAGGTGATCCTGGTGGCTGTGCACGCCGCCATCCGACAGCAGGCCCATGAAGTGCACGGCCTTGCCGGCGGCCACGGCCTTGTCCACGGCGGCGCAGATGGTCGGGTTCTCGAAGAACTCGCCGTCGCGGATCGCCTTGGTCACACGCGTGAAGTCCTGATACACCACGCGGCCGGCGCCGAGGTTCATGTGGCCGACTTCGGAGTTGCCCATCTGGCCGTCCGGCAGGCCGACGTCCATGCCGCTGCCCGAGATCAAGCCGTTCGGCACGGTGGCCCACAGGCGATCCAGCACAGGCTTTTTGGCCGCATAGACGGCGTTGGATTCGGGGCTGTCGCTGTGACCGAAGCCGTCGAGAATCATCAGGACCAAAGGTTTAGGCGTGGTAGTCATGGAATCCACTCGTGGCTAATAAGAAGAGGGCGATGGAAAAGGGAGTTGGAGTTTAAAGCGAAGTTCCGGCGGCGTCACCGCCGGACGGGGTTTGGCCGACCATAGTGGCTGTGTATACTGGCCGACATTTTAACGCCCTGGAACCTCCTTCGATGGTTGCTCACCTGATTGAATTTGCCACTAACCACTACATTCTTGTCGGTATCTTCGTCGTACTGCTGGCTTTGCTGCTGGCGCATACGGTGCAGGGCGGCGGTAAAAGCCTGAGCACGGGCGAGCTGACCGCACTGGTCAACAAGGAAGCCGGCGTGGTCGTGGACATCCGTCCGAGCAAGGACTACGCCGCCGGTCACATCGTTGGCGCGGTGAACATTCCCCAGGACAAACTGGCCGCCCGTATCGGCGAGCTGGAAAAGCACAAGGCCAAGACCATCATTCTGGTCGACGCCCTGGGCCAGACCGCCGGCACCCACGCCCGCGAGCTGATGAAGGCCGGCTTC
The window above is part of the Pseudomonas fluorescens genome. Proteins encoded here:
- a CDS encoding S41 family peptidase, which translates into the protein MLHLSRLTSLALTIALVIGAPLAFAAQPAPAVAPAGTAATSKAPLPLEELRTFAEVMDRIKAAYVEPVDDKTLLENAIKGMLSNLDPHSAYLGPEDFTELQESTSGEFGGLGIEVGAEDGFIKVVSPIDDTPASKAGIQAGDFIVKINGAPTRGQTMTEAVDKMRGKIGQKITLTLVRDGGTPFDVTLARAVIQVKSVKAQLLESGYGLIRITQFQVKTGEEVSKALAKLRKDNGKKLNGIILDLRNNPGGVLQAAVEVVDHFITKGLIVYTKGRIANSELRFSATGKDESEAVPMVVLINGGSASASEIVAGALQDQKRAVVMGTTSFGKGSVQTVLPLNNDRALKITTALYFTPNGRSIQAQGIVPDIEVRRAKITNEADNDYFKEADLQGHLGNGNGGADKPTGSGGKAKAMPQDDDYQLAQALSLLKGLSITSGR
- a CDS encoding murein hydrolase activator EnvC family protein, whose protein sequence is MLRVLIALALTCLLQPAFADERAQTQQQLDATRQDIAELKKLLGKLQEEKSGVQKELKGTETEMGKLEKQVEALQKELKKSESELQRLDAEKKKLQSARTEQQRLIAIQARAAYQNGRQEYLKLLLNQQNPEKFARTLTYYDYLSQARLEQLKSFNETLRQLANVEKDIGLQQAQLLVQQSDLDTQREALDKVRKERQQALAKLNDDVKARDQKLAAREQDQADLSKVLKTIEETLARQAREAEEARQKALIAQQEAEKKRLREAEAENTDAPRKPVRSTPGALVSSGGETFGGPFASSRGKLPWPVDGRLLARFGETRGDDARTKWDGVMISASAGSQVHAVHGGRVVFADWLRGAGLLVILDHGNGFLSLYGHNQTLLKSAGDVVKAGESISTVGNSGGQDTPALYFAIRQQGHPSDPAQWCRAQG
- the gpmI gene encoding 2,3-bisphosphoglycerate-independent phosphoglycerate mutase; translated protein: MTTTPKPLVLMILDGFGHSDSPESNAVYAAKKPVLDRLWATVPNGLISGSGMDVGLPDGQMGNSEVGHMNLGAGRVVYQDFTRVTKAIRDGEFFENPTICAAVDKAVAAGKAVHFMGLLSDGGVHSHQDHLIAMAELAFKRGAEKIYLHAFLDGRDTPPKSAASSIELLDATFQALGKGRIASLIGRYYAMDRDNRWDRVSQAYNLIVDGNGEFNAATAQEGLEAAYARGESDEFVKATSIGEPVKVEDGDAVVFMNFRADRARELSRVFVEDDFKEFERARQPKVQYVGLTQYAASIPAPAAFAPGSLENVLGDYLAKNGKTQLRIAETEKYAHVTFFFSGGREEPFPGEERILIPSPKVATYDLQPEMSAPEVTDRIVEAIENQRYDVIVVNYANGDMVGHSGVFEAAVKAVECLDTCVGRIVVALEKVGGEALITADHGNVEQMADESTGQAHTAHTTEPVPFIYVGKRDLKVREGGVLADVAPTMLKLLGLEKPAEMTGTSILV
- a CDS encoding rhodanese-like domain-containing protein, with translation MVAHLIEFATNHYILVGIFVVLLALLLAHTVQGGGKSLSTGELTALVNKEAGVVVDIRPSKDYAAGHIVGAVNIPQDKLAARIGELEKHKAKTIILVDALGQTAGTHARELMKAGFTAAKLSGGISSWKGDNLPLVK